The Flavobacterium marginilacus genome window below encodes:
- a CDS encoding PepSY-associated TM helix domain-containing protein → MKKITKISFKIHSYLGLIFGVLYLFFGISGALLVFQKEIEYFNNPPMHYCAKGSNSISLNEMYHKVSERYPEARQIMLHTFPRNTCDSYEFMIYNYQDNVAHNYLYCCMVDPYSGEIIKEGDFSSFHSPFFRWLYLAHYSLLIDKPGRLITAIAAIALLINLITGVIIYRKKIFTTLIFKEKLNRKSARTFNSSLHRAIGVWTLMLNFILFFTGFWMNKSLFLPAEWEITPQKEQHYKVKANIDQVIKNAKEIRNFNPIAVKIANDKNTEIVVSGEFSDTKNPLYFGKGSDVYYDRDSGNWLKTIRIEEKTFSDRFYWMMKQLHRGDYDNIFIKILYVFAGFSPAILSITGFFLWKRKGRKQRD, encoded by the coding sequence GTGAAAAAAATCACAAAAATATCATTTAAGATTCACAGTTACCTCGGATTAATTTTCGGGGTACTGTATCTTTTTTTCGGAATTTCGGGTGCATTACTGGTTTTTCAAAAAGAGATCGAATATTTCAATAACCCGCCAATGCACTACTGTGCAAAGGGAAGCAATTCCATTTCATTAAACGAGATGTATCATAAAGTTTCAGAAAGGTATCCTGAAGCACGACAGATTATGCTGCATACTTTTCCAAGAAATACGTGTGATAGCTATGAATTTATGATTTATAATTATCAGGATAATGTGGCTCATAATTATCTCTACTGCTGTATGGTTGATCCTTATAGCGGGGAAATTATAAAAGAAGGCGATTTTAGCTCCTTTCATTCCCCATTTTTTCGCTGGCTCTATCTGGCGCACTATTCGCTTTTAATTGATAAACCAGGCAGACTCATAACGGCTATTGCTGCAATTGCTTTATTGATAAACTTAATTACCGGTGTGATCATTTATCGTAAAAAAATATTTACTACACTTATATTCAAAGAGAAGTTAAATCGTAAATCTGCCAGAACCTTTAATTCATCGCTCCACAGGGCTATCGGCGTCTGGACTTTGATGCTTAATTTTATTCTGTTTTTTACCGGTTTCTGGATGAATAAAAGTCTTTTTTTACCCGCAGAATGGGAAATAACTCCCCAAAAAGAACAGCATTACAAGGTAAAAGCAAATATTGATCAAGTGATTAAAAATGCAAAGGAAATTCGGAATTTCAATCCAATAGCTGTAAAAATAGCTAATGATAAAAACACTGAAATAGTAGTAAGTGGTGAGTTTTCGGATACCAAAAATCCGCTTTATTTTGGTAAAGGCAGTGACGTTTATTATGACCGTGATAGTGGAAATTGGCTAAAAACAATACGGATTGAAGAAAAAACATTTTCTGACCGTTTTTATTGGATGATGAAACAGCTTCACCGAGGTGATTATGATAATATTTTTATCAAAATTCTTTATGTATTTGCCGGGTTTAGTCCCGCAATCCTTTCCATTACGGGATTTTTTCTTTGGAAAAGAAAAGGCAGAAAACAAAGGGATTAA
- a CDS encoding TonB-dependent receptor, protein MKSQIATPVRQYGSGHEFRLQNKVSMSKYILFVLIFIGQFSFSQNITGTIKSQAGQVVPFANVSVLNSATGTVADKEGNFSLNLKKGNYQIQVTAVGFASKVQQLKATDQSQTVEVTLSANTQALDEVIVTADKVETNIQKTPIAITSLNAKQLENYRVWTITDLTALAPSTFTVEHGNTTGSNFLNIRGAMGFSNDQAVATYVDGVYQFDYFSAPLNFSNIERVEILRGPQGTLYGRNAFGGVLNVITKRPINQTSGFATMDFGNYGQQRYSVGFNAPLIKNKLFVNAGLQSNARGAIYSNPTLNTQDFDHHNAYTGNVNLKYLVSDKWTIDWNTRYENDKDKGGYPWAATYESAIANPYTAFGNWDNTERRTNFNTDLAVKYYGKDFNFTSISSFVDYHIWIPGRFDFDFTADRLISGTTWSKQNQLTQEFRFSSPANAGKLKWTAGSYLFGEKSKNGSTTYFDEDYALFDPNAPYSSISNGKRDAYGVAFFGQATYAFTPKFDVTVGARYDIEHRELTQNSEFEKDGVVMPVTEDSTVKKTFNAFTPKVILSNRLTENTMVYGSYAKGFRVGGFNFGSTTNPTYKPENSDNYEIGTKNNLWNNKLKLNLTAFYFQQKDQQVSTSQDGVNYATLNVGDMDNYGLELETSVIPVKNLQIDWTASTSHSEYKKLELFDAATNTVIDYKGNKAINNPAVLSMFAAQYDVPFSKSSQNFKAFIRGEYKYVGEYKLDFVNAYHQGSYNMLNARAGITSKHLDIALWARNLTDVRYMAFGYGAYMMGTPRMWGVTLTGKF, encoded by the coding sequence ATGAAATCACAGATTGCTACGCCTGTTCGCCAATATGGCTCGGGTCACGAATTCCGCTTACAAAATAAAGTAAGTATGAGTAAATATATACTTTTCGTCCTAATTTTTATTGGGCAATTTTCCTTTTCACAAAACATAACAGGAACAATCAAATCTCAAGCTGGCCAAGTGGTGCCTTTTGCCAATGTTAGTGTGCTTAATAGTGCTACTGGAACGGTTGCCGACAAAGAAGGCAATTTTAGTCTAAACCTAAAAAAAGGCAATTATCAAATTCAGGTTACTGCCGTAGGTTTTGCATCAAAAGTGCAACAACTTAAAGCTACAGACCAATCACAAACGGTTGAAGTAACGTTATCAGCCAATACACAAGCATTGGACGAAGTTATAGTTACTGCCGATAAAGTTGAAACAAACATACAAAAAACACCAATAGCCATCACTTCTTTAAATGCCAAGCAGTTAGAAAATTACCGAGTATGGACTATCACCGACCTTACTGCATTGGCTCCGAGTACTTTTACGGTAGAACACGGAAATACCACAGGGTCTAATTTTTTAAATATTCGTGGTGCTATGGGCTTTTCAAATGACCAAGCAGTGGCTACTTATGTCGATGGCGTTTATCAATTTGATTATTTTTCTGCACCGCTCAATTTCAGTAATATAGAGAGAGTAGAAATTTTACGTGGACCACAAGGAACGCTCTATGGCAGAAATGCCTTTGGAGGTGTACTCAATGTCATTACTAAAAGACCTATAAACCAAACAAGCGGATTTGCCACAATGGATTTTGGCAATTATGGGCAACAGCGTTATAGTGTAGGTTTTAACGCACCACTAATAAAAAATAAATTATTTGTGAATGCAGGTTTGCAATCCAACGCTCGTGGCGCTATTTATTCAAACCCTACATTAAACACCCAAGATTTCGACCACCACAACGCATATACCGGAAATGTGAACCTAAAATATCTTGTATCGGATAAATGGACAATCGATTGGAATACTAGGTATGAAAACGACAAAGACAAGGGTGGATACCCTTGGGCAGCTACCTATGAATCGGCAATTGCCAACCCTTATACGGCTTTCGGAAATTGGGATAATACCGAACGCAGAACCAATTTCAACACGGATTTAGCAGTAAAATATTATGGAAAGGACTTTAATTTTACATCTATTTCTTCTTTTGTAGATTATCATATTTGGATTCCGGGAAGATTTGATTTTGATTTTACTGCTGACCGACTTATTAGTGGTACCACTTGGTCAAAACAAAATCAATTGACGCAGGAATTTCGCTTTTCTTCTCCTGCAAATGCCGGTAAGTTAAAATGGACTGCAGGTTCTTATTTATTCGGAGAGAAATCCAAGAATGGTAGCACTACTTATTTTGATGAAGACTATGCATTATTTGATCCTAATGCTCCTTATTCTTCTATCAGCAATGGCAAAAGAGATGCTTATGGCGTGGCGTTTTTTGGGCAAGCTACTTATGCTTTTACACCAAAATTTGATGTTACTGTTGGTGCCAGATATGATATAGAGCACCGAGAACTTACTCAAAACTCCGAGTTTGAAAAAGATGGTGTCGTAATGCCTGTAACCGAGGATAGTACTGTTAAGAAAACTTTTAACGCCTTTACACCAAAAGTTATTTTGAGCAACAGATTGACCGAGAATACTATGGTTTATGGATCTTATGCAAAAGGATTTAGAGTAGGAGGATTTAATTTTGGCAGTACGACGAACCCAACTTACAAACCTGAAAATTCAGATAATTATGAAATAGGTACCAAAAACAATTTGTGGAATAATAAATTAAAATTAAACCTGACCGCATTTTATTTTCAGCAAAAAGACCAACAGGTATCTACCTCACAAGACGGTGTAAACTATGCTACGCTAAATGTTGGCGATATGGATAATTACGGATTAGAATTAGAAACATCTGTAATTCCTGTCAAAAATTTGCAAATAGATTGGACAGCCAGTACTTCGCATAGCGAATACAAAAAACTGGAACTTTTTGATGCAGCTACCAATACTGTAATAGATTATAAAGGTAACAAGGCAATTAATAATCCTGCGGTGCTGTCTATGTTTGCCGCTCAATATGATGTGCCTTTTTCTAAATCATCTCAAAACTTCAAAGCATTTATAAGAGGAGAATATAAATATGTAGGAGAATATAAATTGGATTTTGTAAATGCTTACCACCAGGGTTCTTATAATATGCTCAATGCCAGAGCGGGTATTACCAGTAAGCATTTAGACATTGCATTGTGGGCACGTAACCTAACCGATGTGCGTTATATGGCTTTTGGTTACGGAGCTTATATGATGGGGACTCCAAGAATGTGGGGTGTAACATTGACAGGGAAATTCTAA
- a CDS encoding c-type cytochrome: MDFPMFHLDWLNNRMLIAIIAILHVIINHGLAVGFMPFVTWLEQRGVSRSGKDQITDMEWDNMVYKIMKVAFIITTTIGAMTGVGIWFSVALVSPASIGSLIRVFYWAWFTEWLVFVTEVVLIMIYFLTWKNSNTTLRAKLRHIKFGWYLSLFSWITMAIIVSILGFMMDPGNWETNHTLLNGFTNPIYLPQLFFRTPTAMLVAGIFGMFLITLFTKAGTEIRINAVKYASKWLLFWAPLSLVAAYMYYRAMPDAMTENLSTAVGTIAFAQYYNLLMYFAFGGVALTLIIAFIGIYKTKLLKPYLVIIPVITAMAYLGFFERVREFIRKPYVISQYMYSNLLLKDDYVVYKQDGILKHATYTSVNEVTEDNKVEAGKNVFIIACSRCHTAQGVNSVVYVFDRMYSGNGKPLNIDAMAAYMPNMHNGRTFMPEFPGNEKEAEALATYISYLQRTGDVLEGAQEEGVSINPNNTASALINKNK, from the coding sequence ATGGATTTTCCAATGTTTCATTTAGACTGGCTCAATAATCGAATGCTAATTGCAATCATCGCCATTCTACACGTTATTATTAATCACGGACTAGCTGTTGGTTTTATGCCATTTGTAACTTGGCTCGAACAACGAGGCGTTTCCCGAAGCGGTAAAGACCAAATCACCGATATGGAATGGGACAATATGGTGTATAAAATAATGAAAGTCGCTTTTATTATTACTACAACCATCGGCGCAATGACGGGTGTTGGAATATGGTTTTCGGTGGCACTTGTGAGTCCTGCATCTATCGGAAGTTTAATTCGGGTTTTTTACTGGGCTTGGTTTACAGAATGGCTGGTTTTTGTTACCGAAGTTGTTTTGATTATGATTTATTTCCTGACTTGGAAAAACAGTAATACCACTTTAAGAGCAAAATTGCGTCATATTAAATTTGGATGGTATTTGAGTTTATTTTCTTGGATAACAATGGCAATAATTGTTTCCATACTTGGTTTTATGATGGATCCAGGGAACTGGGAAACCAATCATACTTTACTAAACGGTTTCACTAATCCAATATATCTACCCCAGCTCTTTTTCAGAACCCCAACAGCAATGCTTGTGGCTGGTATCTTCGGAATGTTTTTAATTACATTATTTACAAAAGCTGGAACCGAAATTAGAATTAATGCCGTAAAATATGCTTCAAAATGGTTATTGTTTTGGGCACCGCTCTCACTAGTTGCAGCCTATATGTACTACCGGGCAATGCCAGATGCAATGACCGAAAATTTGAGTACAGCAGTAGGAACTATCGCTTTTGCGCAATACTACAATCTACTAATGTATTTTGCTTTTGGAGGAGTAGCTCTTACTTTGATTATCGCATTTATTGGAATCTATAAAACAAAATTACTAAAACCGTATCTTGTTATTATACCCGTTATTACTGCTATGGCTTACCTCGGGTTTTTCGAACGTGTACGTGAATTTATTCGAAAACCGTATGTAATCAGCCAATATATGTATTCCAATCTTTTGCTAAAAGACGATTATGTGGTTTATAAACAAGATGGAATTTTAAAACACGCCACTTACACCTCTGTAAATGAAGTTACCGAAGACAACAAAGTCGAAGCAGGAAAAAATGTTTTCATCATAGCTTGCAGTCGTTGTCATACAGCCCAAGGTGTCAATAGTGTTGTATATGTTTTTGACAGAATGTATAGCGGCAATGGAAAACCTCTTAACATTGACGCAATGGCCGCCTATATGCCTAATATGCACAACGGACGAACTTTTATGCCTGAATTTCCCGGAAATGAAAAAGAAGCCGAAGCCTTGGCAACTTACATCAGCTATTTACAGCGGACAGGCGATGTTCTGGAAGGTGCCCAAGAAGAAGGCGTTTCCATAAATCCAAACAATACAGCTTCGGCTCTAATTAATAAAAACAAATAA
- a CDS encoding DJ-1/PfpI family protein translates to MRAIFINLMLLTLLFGCKENDNNDAPKKIEKLSENDKVIKSKITDTITAENHSEIMDMILGKPKQQIKSIGILVYDGVNDLDFSGPKYVLGQTGNKVQLIAIKPGNVTTVMGTQIVPNTTIDQVKQLDILVIPGGFKGTIEAAYNEKLHDWIRMIDKNSKYTCGVCTGVWVLGATGLLKDKFAVTNWYNEDKFLEKYGAKPAHKRYTNDGKYWTSAGVTAGMDMALAIVNDNWGEKYTQGIMLDMEYDPHPPIEGGTPEKTGFLVEWMMNAMYDAGVNPIVDSLEKVKKNKLKYK, encoded by the coding sequence ATGAGAGCCATTTTTATAAATCTAATGCTACTGACATTATTGTTTGGATGTAAAGAAAATGACAATAACGATGCTCCTAAAAAAATAGAGAAACTATCGGAAAACGATAAAGTTATAAAGTCAAAAATTACCGATACCATTACCGCTGAAAATCATTCAGAAATAATGGATATGATTCTGGGTAAACCCAAACAACAGATAAAATCTATTGGAATTTTAGTTTATGATGGAGTTAATGATTTGGATTTTAGTGGTCCAAAATATGTTTTGGGACAAACAGGAAACAAAGTACAATTAATAGCTATAAAGCCTGGGAATGTTACAACGGTAATGGGAACGCAAATTGTTCCCAACACAACAATTGACCAAGTAAAACAGTTGGACATTTTGGTTATTCCTGGGGGATTCAAAGGAACTATTGAAGCGGCGTATAATGAAAAACTGCACGATTGGATTAGAATGATTGATAAAAATTCAAAATATACTTGTGGGGTTTGTACAGGGGTTTGGGTACTTGGTGCCACAGGATTATTAAAAGACAAATTCGCCGTTACCAATTGGTATAACGAAGATAAATTCCTGGAAAAATACGGTGCAAAACCTGCACACAAAAGATATACCAATGATGGAAAATATTGGACATCGGCTGGAGTTACCGCAGGAATGGATATGGCATTGGCAATTGTTAATGATAATTGGGGCGAAAAATACACCCAAGGTATAATGTTGGATATGGAATATGATCCACATCCGCCAATTGAAGGGGGAACTCCAGAAAAAACAGGTTTTTTAGTCGAATGGATGATGAATGCTATGTATGATGCAGGTGTAAACCCTATTGTTGACAGTCTGGAAAAGGTTAAAAAGAACAAACTAAAATATAAATAA
- a CDS encoding DJ-1/PfpI family protein, which translates to MKSQIHELQKLNRISVSKKILYVILASITLFSCNNSAKENPEQKPATHEEIMSRLDKPKLNIKTVGILLYDNFSTMDAMGPYQVLSEMMGTQVFFVSKHKGIIKNSSGIKIQVDRDFSDTKNLDILLIPGGGTETLLLTKDTETLDWIRKIDKTTQFTTSVCNGAWILGATGLLKDKNATSHWYNAKEMLTMYGANFQQKRWVRDGKYWTSAGITAGIDMSLAIVQEVRGDNYLKITMLDLEYDPKPPLQGGSVTNTDKETVKMMKEM; encoded by the coding sequence ATGAAATCACAGATTCACGAACTCCAAAAATTGAATAGAATTAGCGTGAGTAAAAAAATACTCTATGTGATTTTAGCATCAATAACCTTGTTTAGCTGCAATAATTCTGCAAAAGAAAATCCAGAGCAAAAGCCCGCCACTCACGAAGAAATAATGAGCCGTTTGGATAAGCCAAAACTAAATATCAAAACAGTTGGTATTTTGCTGTATGATAATTTTTCGACAATGGATGCAATGGGGCCCTATCAAGTATTAAGTGAAATGATGGGAACGCAGGTTTTTTTTGTAAGTAAGCACAAAGGAATTATAAAAAATAGTAGCGGAATAAAAATTCAGGTAGACCGTGATTTTTCGGACACTAAAAATCTTGACATTCTTCTTATTCCGGGTGGAGGTACAGAAACATTATTACTTACAAAAGATACCGAAACTTTAGATTGGATAAGAAAAATTGATAAAACAACCCAATTTACAACAAGTGTTTGTAATGGTGCTTGGATACTTGGAGCCACAGGATTATTGAAAGATAAAAACGCAACAAGCCATTGGTACAATGCCAAAGAAATGCTAACAATGTATGGTGCCAATTTTCAACAAAAACGCTGGGTTAGAGATGGCAAATATTGGACTAGTGCAGGCATCACAGCAGGTATTGATATGAGTCTTGCCATTGTTCAGGAAGTTCGTGGCGATAACTATTTGAAAATAACAATGCTAGATTTAGAATATGATCCAAAACCACCATTACAAGGAGGTTCGGTAACAAATACCGACAAAGAAACTGTAAAAATGATGAAAGAAATGTAA
- a CDS encoding c-type cytochrome, producing the protein MLTSLFIALQSVTPVPKDIPLPLPLPEWLLIIILVVSFLVHILFVNLMVGGSLLTLWSQIKGLKNKEYDVLAHEIAATITVNKSMAVVMGIAPLLSINVLYTVYFYSANALTGLMWLAVIPLVTVAFLLTYLHKYTWKILENHKAIHISILALAVVIFMFIPFIFLTNINLMLFPEKWALVKGFFSAMTLPNVFPRYFHFIFASLSITGLFLHWYMGRKNYPFETIFPTFTRYELKKKGYSLTLVASVVQFLIGPLVLLTLPSKGLGWNLVAVIFTGAAIALPAMWMMWKGIKGDEAAIDKDFKKVLILMTITVVFMGSGRQIYRMNALEKHRELVKLKTEEFQQIKKEAIAKSKEAQAQENTADLSVADKGKAVFSQYCAACHKTDVRLVGPPVLEMAKIYKGNIADLQKWIKTPGKKRPDYIQMPGFESQLNQEQLDQLAEYILTIK; encoded by the coding sequence ATGTTGACTAGTTTATTTATCGCATTACAAAGCGTAACACCTGTTCCAAAAGACATTCCACTGCCATTGCCTTTACCCGAATGGCTATTGATAATCATACTTGTCGTTTCCTTTCTAGTACATATTCTATTTGTGAATCTAATGGTTGGAGGATCATTGCTAACCCTTTGGTCACAAATAAAAGGGCTGAAAAACAAAGAATATGATGTATTAGCCCACGAAATAGCGGCGACAATAACCGTAAACAAAAGTATGGCGGTCGTAATGGGAATTGCTCCATTATTGAGTATCAACGTGCTTTACACCGTATATTTCTATTCGGCAAATGCACTGACAGGTTTAATGTGGTTAGCCGTAATTCCTTTGGTTACCGTAGCTTTTCTATTAACTTATCTGCATAAATACACTTGGAAGATTTTAGAAAACCATAAAGCCATTCATATTTCAATCTTGGCTTTGGCGGTTGTGATCTTTATGTTTATTCCGTTTATTTTCTTGACGAATATCAATTTGATGCTCTTCCCAGAGAAATGGGCATTGGTAAAAGGCTTTTTCAGTGCAATGACTTTGCCAAATGTTTTTCCAAGATATTTCCATTTCATTTTCGCCTCTTTATCCATCACAGGTTTATTCTTGCATTGGTATATGGGTAGAAAAAATTATCCATTCGAAACTATTTTCCCGACTTTTACCCGATATGAATTAAAGAAAAAAGGGTATTCCTTAACATTAGTTGCATCGGTAGTTCAGTTCTTGATTGGCCCATTGGTATTACTAACATTACCATCAAAAGGATTGGGATGGAATCTAGTAGCAGTAATATTCACAGGAGCTGCCATTGCGCTTCCGGCTATGTGGATGATGTGGAAAGGAATAAAAGGAGATGAAGCTGCCATAGACAAAGATTTCAAAAAAGTATTGATTCTAATGACTATTACTGTTGTTTTTATGGGTTCCGGTCGTCAGATTTACCGAATGAATGCTCTAGAAAAACACAGAGAATTAGTAAAACTAAAAACCGAAGAATTTCAACAAATCAAGAAAGAAGCTATTGCTAAAAGCAAAGAAGCACAAGCACAAGAAAATACCGCCGATTTATCTGTAGCCGACAAAGGAAAAGCAGTATTTAGTCAATACTGTGCAGCTTGTCATAAAACAGATGTAAGGCTAGTGGGACCGCCAGTGCTGGAAATGGCAAAAATTTACAAAGGAAACATAGCTGATTTACAAAAATGGATTAAAACTCCAGGAAAGAAACGTCCAGATTATATTCAAATGCCTGGTTTTGAATCGCAACTCAATCAAGAACAGTTAGATCAGCTTGCTGAGTATATTTTAACTATTAAATAA
- a CDS encoding TonB-dependent siderophore receptor: MKKKIFIAVALVASLQIYAQEKDSIEKKYTLMDEVIIEGVRKFKDVSSELASKLPIKNLENPQVTASVSPQLIKNRNFYTQGEMLQNATGVAPSWAGISPYYSIRGFRTRSSFRNGVNGYVASDIDPVSLAQLEVIKGPSAVIFGGGGATMITFGGLINRITVKPQHMAFANISVSGGSYDLQRATVDINSPLDKDGKILARLTGAYTYKGSFQDQGFSKTFFAAPSISYQVNDQMKIQLDAEILNKTATNNPLYQVALGSAKSSEELNLDYFRSFQDNTVILNNKAVNIYGKITNQLSPNWKSETNLISVNNKTPGDYIRLRLDDNSQNVTRRVYRMYPENITSQQIQQDFVGNFNIGKIKNRLVTGVEYYHYLYAISSKSMNFTKVPATGIDGQNALFNNEYIASQLASKPYGENYKAVQDHYSFYISDVINPLENLSLMLSARINHIDNKGTQDLLTATTTADYKQTAISPKLGINYQIIPQKISLFANYMNGFQAQAPQSVNGEMTNFQPVYGNQWESGVKISLQKNLLDAVLSYYSIDVTNVVRQDPNNTASYLQDGEQRSKGFEADLESNPIKGLFLHTGFAYNDSELIVSDALTQGLRPVDAGPKLSGTWYINYAPQSKSLNGFSLGLGGSHYGKDLIINNTNGSFSTDAYTLINSVLSFEKAGYVFSLSANNLLNEHYWYGGRGMITPGMLREVILSFKLKL, from the coding sequence ATGAAAAAAAAAATTTTTATCGCGGTGGCTTTAGTAGCTTCATTGCAAATTTATGCACAAGAAAAGGACAGCATAGAAAAAAAATATACCCTAATGGACGAAGTGATTATTGAAGGAGTCCGAAAGTTTAAGGACGTTTCAAGCGAATTGGCTTCAAAACTTCCAATTAAAAATTTAGAAAATCCGCAGGTTACCGCTTCGGTTTCGCCACAGCTCATTAAAAATAGAAATTTTTACACTCAAGGCGAAATGCTACAAAATGCCACTGGTGTTGCCCCTAGCTGGGCAGGTATTTCCCCATATTATTCCATTAGAGGATTTCGTACGCGTTCGAGTTTCAGAAATGGGGTTAATGGTTATGTAGCATCTGATATAGATCCTGTCAGCTTAGCCCAGTTAGAGGTTATCAAGGGGCCAAGTGCCGTAATTTTCGGCGGCGGTGGGGCTACAATGATAACTTTTGGCGGACTCATTAATCGTATTACCGTAAAACCGCAGCATATGGCATTTGCCAATATTAGTGTGTCGGGTGGTTCTTATGATCTGCAAAGGGCAACAGTTGATATTAACAGTCCCCTTGACAAAGACGGGAAGATTCTAGCCAGACTAACCGGGGCTTATACTTACAAAGGCTCTTTTCAGGATCAGGGTTTTTCAAAAACTTTTTTTGCTGCTCCAAGTATTTCTTATCAGGTTAATGATCAAATGAAGATTCAGCTGGATGCCGAAATTTTAAACAAAACGGCTACTAATAACCCACTGTACCAAGTGGCTTTAGGCAGTGCTAAATCGTCTGAGGAACTGAATTTGGATTACTTTCGTTCTTTCCAGGATAATACTGTAATTTTGAACAATAAGGCAGTAAATATTTATGGAAAAATTACTAATCAGCTTTCACCAAACTGGAAATCTGAAACCAATTTAATTTCAGTTAATAATAAAACTCCAGGAGATTATATACGACTGCGATTGGATGATAACAGCCAAAATGTTACCCGAAGAGTGTACAGAATGTACCCGGAAAATATTACCAGCCAGCAAATTCAACAAGATTTTGTTGGAAATTTCAATATTGGAAAAATAAAAAACCGACTTGTTACTGGAGTTGAATATTACCATTATCTCTATGCTATCAGTAGTAAATCTATGAATTTCACTAAAGTTCCAGCAACTGGAATTGATGGTCAAAATGCTCTTTTTAATAATGAATACATTGCTTCTCAATTGGCTTCAAAACCGTATGGAGAAAATTATAAGGCAGTTCAGGATCATTATTCATTTTATATTTCGGATGTTATTAATCCCCTTGAGAATCTTAGCCTGATGTTGAGCGCAAGAATAAATCATATTGACAACAAAGGAACGCAGGATTTATTAACAGCCACCACAACTGCTGATTACAAACAGACTGCTATTTCTCCAAAATTGGGAATTAATTATCAAATCATTCCTCAAAAAATTTCATTATTTGCTAATTATATGAATGGTTTTCAAGCCCAAGCACCTCAATCAGTAAATGGTGAGATGACCAATTTTCAGCCCGTTTATGGAAATCAATGGGAATCGGGAGTTAAAATATCTCTGCAAAAGAACTTATTGGATGCCGTTTTGAGTTATTATAGTATAGATGTAACCAATGTGGTAAGGCAAGATCCAAATAATACCGCCTCTTATTTACAAGATGGTGAGCAGCGTAGTAAAGGTTTTGAAGCTGATTTAGAATCAAATCCAATCAAAGGATTGTTTCTGCATACAGGTTTTGCTTATAACGACAGTGAACTTATCGTTTCAGATGCACTTACTCAAGGTTTAAGACCTGTAGATGCGGGTCCTAAACTTTCCGGAACCTGGTACATCAATTATGCTCCGCAGTCAAAAAGTTTAAACGGTTTTTCTTTAGGCTTGGGCGGGAGTCATTATGGTAAAGACTTAATTATCAATAATACTAATGGTTCTTTTTCTACAGATGCTTACACCTTAATCAATTCTGTTTTAAGTTTTGAAAAAGCAGGATATGTTTTTTCTCTTTCTGCTAATAACCTGCTTAACGAGCACTATTGGTATGGAGGCCGTGGTATGATTACGCCAGGAATGCTGCGTGAGGTTATCTTATCTTTTAAATTGAAATTATAA